From Candidatus Amoebophilus asiaticus 5a2, the proteins below share one genomic window:
- the hflX gene encoding GTPase HflX yields the protein MTAYIETATKQETAVLVSLATPKQPLQKAKEYLAELSLLCYTLNIKPVSTFIQNLDRPQTGTLIGKGKLEEIKTFIQTEEVDKVIFDEELTPSQTRNLERILERPILDRNSIILAIFAMRAKTRQAKIQVELAQYQYLLPRLTKMWSHLSRQKGGFSGMRGPGEKELETDRRIVQDKISLLRKKLESINKQSITQRKTRQDLVRVALVGYTNVGKSTLMHLLSKSDAYVEDKLFATITSTVRRVVINHIPFLLTDTVGFIRKLPHTLIESFKSTLDEIREADILLHVVDASHPACEEHIQVVQQTLHEIGAEHIPAILVFNKMDQLEEENSANGQQHTITMEAISNKYAEQYGHQAIFISAKQQKNIDILKDMLYQQVLNKHLLIYPNYLKSDHQ from the coding sequence ATGACAGCCTATATAGAAACAGCCACAAAACAAGAAACTGCCGTATTAGTGTCGCTCGCTACTCCTAAACAGCCGCTACAAAAAGCAAAAGAGTATTTAGCTGAGTTAAGTTTACTATGTTATACACTCAATATCAAACCGGTGTCGACTTTTATACAAAACCTTGACAGACCCCAAACAGGAACCTTAATAGGCAAAGGTAAACTAGAAGAAATAAAAACATTTATACAAACTGAAGAAGTAGATAAAGTAATCTTCGATGAAGAATTAACACCTTCTCAAACACGTAACTTAGAAAGAATATTAGAGCGGCCCATACTAGATAGAAATTCTATTATACTAGCTATTTTTGCCATGCGTGCAAAAACTAGACAAGCTAAAATTCAAGTAGAGCTTGCTCAGTACCAATATTTGCTACCTCGCCTGACTAAAATGTGGAGTCACTTATCTAGACAAAAAGGTGGTTTTTCTGGTATGCGAGGGCCTGGTGAAAAAGAGCTAGAAACAGACCGCAGGATTGTTCAAGATAAGATTAGCCTATTACGTAAAAAGCTTGAAAGCATTAATAAGCAAAGTATTACCCAGCGAAAGACAAGGCAAGACTTAGTCCGCGTAGCACTAGTAGGATATACTAACGTTGGTAAATCTACACTCATGCATCTTCTGTCTAAATCAGATGCTTATGTAGAAGATAAGCTTTTTGCTACCATAACATCTACTGTTCGGAGAGTTGTTATTAATCATATACCCTTTTTATTAACTGATACAGTAGGATTTATCCGTAAGCTACCCCATACTTTAATTGAGTCCTTTAAATCTACTTTGGATGAAATACGAGAGGCTGATATATTACTCCATGTGGTTGATGCATCTCACCCTGCTTGTGAGGAACATATACAGGTCGTACAACAAACTTTACATGAAATTGGAGCAGAACACATCCCCGCTATCCTTGTATTTAATAAAATGGACCAGTTAGAAGAAGAAAATAGCGCCAATGGACAGCAACACACCATAACCATGGAAGCTATCAGCAATAAATATGCAGAGCAATATGGCCACCAAGCGATATTCATTTCTGCAAAACAGCAGAAAAATATAGATATACTTAAAGACATGTTATACCAACAGGTATTAAATAAACACTTACTTATATATCCCAATTATTTGAAAAGTGACCATCAATAG
- a CDS encoding iron-containing redox enzyme family protein, whose amino-acid sequence MTDKNTSHIDPFVIELVDKLYQIYPTVNHKLIVNISTLSYNLEEVHYIAKNIYYVVKNFPRFLSAITANMDNYLARMPLVENLFEEHGRMNLDHVHLRSYINFLNQIGIPTHDLDSFEPCAGVIAYVRSVLDLCLHYNYLEGLAALGVIEDIVHQVSPIIGQTTKKHISNINRVSHFSEHEVLDEQHSKEIYELLKYNNEQEKQLIARGLTLGAYYHSKLYTDIVDALLYETGPKTLSTVDADQFINEFIGEIKEEKVSEKQYVYPLAQGKAAVNRLALLNKLYNNKSIATIQQYIDKTTKNILEIGCGTGVLAAQLASVVDDSIQVLATDVSEAQIEVARNAHTKNRNLSFIVCDCNQVGQLQEKFDIIYMRWVIIYQKNISEIIHQLYRILKPGGYLIIEDNNPMESGCYSYEQKDIIDHWNQFFKFALVKTGQVINIEKTIIDTYQELCMQDITKDINQSSLVTEEEKAVFYLGIEESKPSIIKAGIREQHVDTFIAELKTICKSKYPVDFVKNFQLIARK is encoded by the coding sequence ATGACTGATAAAAATACTTCACATATTGACCCTTTTGTAATAGAATTAGTGGATAAACTGTATCAGATATACCCAACAGTCAATCATAAACTTATTGTCAATATTTCAACATTATCTTATAATCTTGAAGAGGTCCATTACATTGCTAAAAATATATATTATGTTGTAAAAAACTTTCCTCGTTTTTTATCTGCTATTACAGCAAACATGGATAACTATCTAGCCAGGATGCCTTTGGTAGAGAACTTATTTGAAGAGCATGGTAGGATGAATCTTGACCATGTTCATTTACGTAGCTATATCAATTTTCTTAATCAAATTGGTATACCTACCCATGATTTAGATTCCTTTGAACCTTGTGCTGGTGTAATTGCTTATGTACGAAGTGTACTCGATTTATGTTTACATTATAACTATTTAGAAGGCCTTGCTGCCTTAGGAGTTATAGAAGATATTGTACATCAAGTTTCACCCATTATTGGCCAAACTACTAAAAAACATATTTCTAACATAAATCGTGTGTCACATTTTAGTGAGCATGAGGTGCTTGATGAACAGCATTCTAAAGAAATATATGAACTGCTTAAGTATAACAATGAGCAAGAAAAGCAGCTGATAGCACGTGGTTTAACTTTAGGAGCCTATTATCATAGTAAATTATATACAGATATTGTTGATGCATTGTTGTATGAAACAGGCCCAAAAACGTTAAGTACAGTAGATGCCGATCAGTTTATAAATGAGTTTATAGGGGAAATAAAGGAAGAAAAAGTTTCTGAGAAGCAGTATGTTTATCCTCTAGCACAAGGTAAAGCTGCTGTTAATCGCTTAGCATTACTTAATAAATTATATAACAATAAAAGTATAGCCACTATACAACAATATATTGATAAGACTACCAAAAATATTCTGGAAATAGGTTGTGGCACAGGTGTATTAGCAGCGCAGCTAGCAAGTGTCGTCGATGATTCTATTCAGGTATTAGCAACAGATGTTAGCGAGGCACAGATTGAAGTTGCTCGTAATGCCCATACAAAAAATAGAAATCTCAGCTTTATCGTATGTGATTGTAACCAAGTAGGGCAGCTTCAAGAAAAGTTTGATATAATTTACATGCGTTGGGTTATAATTTACCAAAAGAATATATCAGAAATTATCCATCAATTATATCGCATACTGAAGCCAGGAGGATATTTAATTATAGAAGATAACAATCCTATGGAGTCTGGTTGTTATTCATATGAGCAAAAAGATATTATTGATCATTGGAACCAATTCTTCAAGTTTGCATTAGTTAAAACAGGACAAGTTATTAATATTGAAAAAACAATTATTGATACTTATCAGGAGCTGTGTATGCAGGATATAACAAAAGATATCAATCAATCTTCACTAGTTACTGAAGAAGAAAAGGCTGTCTTTTACTTAGGTATTGAGGAAAGTAAGCCAAGTATCATAAAAGCAGGGATAAGAGAGCAACATGTTGATACCTTTATAGCGGAGCTAAAAACAATTTGTAAAAGTAAGTACCCTGTTGATTTTGTAAAAAACTTCCAGCTGATAGCACGTAAGTAA
- a CDS encoding CDP-alcohol phosphatidyltransferase family protein, producing MEHINVKKWNSYSVYLLIPNIVGYIRTLLSVLAFYVCFSKPYWFITLYGISQLLDSLDGYIARRLNQASAYGAMLDMMIDRSSTTALLIILSNFYPAYIQYFIVIILLDVISHFTYIYSSLSYGKKSHKSIAKNQFSILRIYYGYKPMLFLLCLGSEIYLLWLYMRRFKIQLALDPYLESCAYPIFTYLFGSLFVVKQIINIVQFLQAVKDMVRLDVNK from the coding sequence ATGGAGCACATAAATGTAAAAAAGTGGAATTCATACAGTGTGTATTTACTTATCCCCAATATAGTTGGCTATATTAGAACATTATTATCCGTTTTAGCCTTTTATGTGTGTTTCAGTAAGCCATATTGGTTTATAACCTTATATGGTATTAGTCAATTATTAGATAGCTTAGACGGATATATTGCCCGTCGCCTAAACCAAGCAAGTGCTTATGGGGCTATGCTTGATATGATGATTGACAGATCTTCTACGACAGCGTTATTAATTATTTTATCTAATTTTTATCCTGCTTACATACAATACTTCATTGTTATAATACTCTTAGATGTTATATCTCATTTTACGTATATCTATAGTTCACTTTCTTATGGTAAAAAGTCACATAAGTCTATTGCTAAAAATCAGTTCTCGATTTTAAGAATATATTATGGTTACAAGCCTATGTTATTTTTATTATGTTTAGGTAGCGAGATATATCTGCTATGGTTATATATGCGTCGTTTTAAAATACAGTTAGCACTTGATCCTTATCTTGAAAGTTGTGCATATCCTATATTTACTTATTTATTTGGAAGCTTATTTGTAGTGAAGCAAATAATCAATATTGTACAATTCCTACAAGCTGTTAAAGATATGGTTAGGTTAGATGTAAACAAATAA
- a CDS encoding SPL family radical SAM protein — protein MVQILKRNTKTLHIRPNGRSADFITPNFIYGCASGCRNSYCYVMRHNYKYIYVNENIDQILTLINNHIETLPTKITNQTDDKYWTYDIGCSTDVCLHWKHTDWLKVFNFFKGNPYAKATFATKYVNHKLLDFNPKSKVRIRFSLIPQNISSILEPRTSSIIDRIRAINTFIEAGYEVHLNFSPIVAYERWLEEYEALFQSLNTHIKESYKPLIKAECIFLTHNSHQHERNILSNRHESESLIWKPDLQEDKVSEYGGSAVRYRSGVKKNFIQRWVALHDKIITWNTIRYIF, from the coding sequence ATGGTTCAAATTTTAAAGCGAAATACAAAAACTTTACACATAAGGCCTAATGGTAGATCTGCCGATTTTATCACGCCTAATTTTATTTATGGTTGTGCTAGTGGATGTCGCAACAGCTATTGCTATGTTATGCGTCATAACTATAAATACATATATGTAAATGAAAATATAGATCAGATACTCACTCTTATAAATAATCATATTGAAACATTACCCACAAAAATTACCAATCAAACAGATGATAAATACTGGACCTATGATATAGGATGTTCAACAGACGTGTGTTTGCATTGGAAACACACAGATTGGTTAAAAGTGTTTAATTTTTTCAAAGGAAATCCTTATGCCAAAGCCACTTTTGCAACTAAATATGTAAATCATAAACTTTTAGATTTTAATCCTAAGAGTAAAGTAAGAATTAGATTTAGCTTAATACCACAAAATATAAGTTCTATATTAGAGCCAAGGACTAGCTCTATTATAGACAGAATCAGAGCTATCAACACTTTTATAGAAGCTGGATATGAAGTTCACTTAAACTTTTCACCTATTGTTGCTTATGAGAGATGGCTTGAAGAATATGAAGCTTTATTTCAATCTTTAAATACCCATATCAAGGAATCTTATAAACCTCTGATTAAAGCAGAATGTATATTTCTAACTCATAATTCCCATCAACACGAAAGAAATATTTTATCAAATAGACATGAAAGTGAATCGCTGATTTGGAAGCCAGACCTACAAGAAGATAAGGTCAGTGAGTATGGAGGTAGTGCTGTGCGTTATAGAAGTGGTGTAAAAAAAAACTTCATTCAACGCTGGGTTGCATTACACGATAAGATAATTACTTGGAATACAATACGGTATATATTCTAA
- the xerD gene encoding site-specific tyrosine recombinase XerD codes for MTWELAIQQFEIHLQLERSLAENSILAYGSDLRKLCQFIELRQLGLSPLTLQTTHLRDFLMYLYELGIGATSQARILSAIRGFYQFLLLEGYLETDPTKLVERPVLGRKLPHTLSVHEIEILFGTIDHSTAMGMRNRAMLETLYSSGLRVSELISLRMSDIYFEEMFLQVLGKGNKQRLVPIGKIALKYLRIYIEEVRIHFPIKKEAANCVFLNKRGSKMSRVMVFLIIKELASKAGLQQEISPHTFRHSFATHLVEGGADLRAVQAMLGHESITTTEIYTHLDRSYLQQTIHEFHPRS; via the coding sequence ATGACATGGGAGCTAGCCATCCAGCAATTTGAGATACACTTACAGCTTGAGCGGTCTCTTGCTGAAAATTCTATTTTGGCTTATGGTAGTGATCTACGTAAGCTATGCCAATTTATAGAATTAAGGCAACTTGGCCTATCTCCTTTGACATTGCAGACTACACACTTACGTGATTTCTTAATGTATCTCTATGAATTAGGCATAGGGGCCACTAGTCAAGCGCGTATTTTGTCTGCTATTCGGGGTTTTTATCAATTTCTACTGTTAGAAGGGTATTTAGAGACAGATCCTACTAAGCTTGTGGAACGTCCTGTACTAGGGCGCAAACTTCCCCATACGTTGTCTGTACATGAAATAGAAATATTATTTGGTACCATTGACCATAGCACTGCTATGGGTATGCGCAATAGGGCTATGCTAGAAACATTGTATAGTTCTGGGCTTCGTGTATCTGAGCTGATTTCTTTACGGATGAGTGATATCTATTTTGAAGAAATGTTTTTACAAGTACTAGGGAAAGGCAATAAGCAACGATTAGTTCCAATAGGTAAAATAGCATTGAAGTATTTACGTATATATATAGAAGAAGTACGTATTCATTTTCCAATTAAAAAAGAGGCCGCTAATTGTGTGTTCTTAAATAAGCGGGGAAGTAAAATGAGTAGGGTAATGGTATTTTTAATTATTAAGGAATTGGCCAGTAAAGCTGGCTTACAACAGGAAATTAGTCCACATACGTTTAGGCATTCTTTTGCAACCCATCTAGTAGAGGGAGGTGCGGATTTAAGGGCTGTACAGGCTATGCTAGGCCATGAGTCTATTACTACTACGGAAATATATACTCACTTAGATCGAAGTTATTTACAGCAAACTATTCATGAATTTCATCCACGTAGTTGA
- a CDS encoding DUF3861 domain-containing protein gives MAKRTNIYRLTLEQLELASGKTVFQKPIEIDSDNYDDIFGIIEQVNKKNPFNNLGQLVQFAVSLKMFSEIIIKNHNYPFFEKLFPVFGSFMKGLKAALVQDNHS, from the coding sequence ATGGCAAAAAGGACCAATATATATAGATTAACATTAGAGCAGTTAGAATTAGCCAGTGGAAAAACAGTATTCCAAAAGCCTATAGAAATAGATTCTGATAATTATGACGATATTTTTGGTATTATCGAGCAGGTGAACAAGAAAAACCCTTTTAATAATTTAGGTCAATTAGTACAATTTGCTGTTAGTCTAAAAATGTTTAGTGAAATAATAATTAAAAACCATAATTATCCATTTTTTGAAAAGCTTTTTCCTGTGTTTGGTTCATTTATGAAAGGGCTCAAAGCAGCCTTAGTCCAAGACAACCATTCTTAA
- the lysS gene encoding lysine--tRNA ligase, with the protein MSYSISEQELLRRQKKEELEALGINPYPSATFASNTSTQDILSNFNKAPDNFKQISIAGRIMGRRIMGAASFVELQDASGKIQLYVHRDTLCPGDDKSFYNTVFKKLLDIGDLIGIEGYVFTTQVGEISIHVNKLTLLSKALRPLPVVKEDDKQVYDAFTDPEQRYRQRYVDLLVTPTTRSIFQKRTQMIQAIRQYLNSQGYDEVETPILQPLYGGASARPFKTHHNTLDMSLYLRIANELYLKRLIVGGYEGVYEFAKDFRNEGMSRFHNPEFTMLELYVAYKDYKWMMNLTEELLEQVALHLYGTTAVPVGTHTIDFKRPWKRFTMFEAIQHFTGIDISQMEELELRKAAATLSVPLEASAGKAKIIDEIFGAKCEPNLIQPTFITDYPVEMSPLAKQHRDNPTLVERFEVICNGKEICNAFSELNDPIEQRKRFEEQLQLGQRGDEEAMMLDEDFLRALSYGMPPTAGLGIGIDRLAMIMTNAPSIQEVIFFPQMRPEH; encoded by the coding sequence ATGTCATATTCTATAAGCGAACAAGAACTTCTAAGAAGGCAAAAGAAAGAAGAATTAGAAGCTTTAGGTATTAATCCATACCCCTCAGCAACTTTTGCAAGCAATACCTCTACCCAAGACATTTTATCTAATTTCAATAAAGCACCCGATAATTTTAAACAGATAAGTATTGCAGGACGTATTATGGGTAGACGCATCATGGGGGCTGCCTCTTTTGTAGAGCTACAAGATGCTAGTGGAAAAATACAGCTTTATGTGCACCGAGATACGTTATGTCCAGGCGATGATAAAAGCTTTTACAATACAGTTTTCAAAAAGTTGCTAGATATTGGTGACCTAATAGGTATAGAGGGATATGTATTTACTACCCAAGTAGGCGAGATTAGTATTCATGTTAATAAGCTTACGCTATTATCCAAAGCTCTTCGCCCACTACCTGTTGTTAAAGAGGATGATAAACAGGTCTATGATGCCTTTACAGACCCAGAACAAAGGTATAGACAACGGTATGTAGATTTACTGGTAACTCCTACCACAAGGTCCATATTTCAAAAAAGGACTCAAATGATACAAGCCATTCGTCAGTACTTAAACAGCCAAGGATATGATGAGGTAGAAACACCTATTTTGCAACCGCTCTACGGAGGAGCATCTGCTAGACCTTTTAAAACACACCACAATACGCTAGATATGTCGCTTTATCTTCGTATTGCCAACGAGCTATACTTAAAAAGGCTAATTGTAGGTGGTTATGAGGGCGTATATGAATTTGCAAAAGATTTCAGAAATGAGGGTATGTCGCGTTTTCATAACCCAGAATTTACCATGCTGGAATTGTATGTGGCCTATAAGGACTACAAATGGATGATGAATCTTACTGAAGAATTACTAGAACAGGTAGCACTGCATTTATATGGAACTACAGCAGTACCAGTAGGAACTCATACCATTGATTTTAAAAGGCCCTGGAAAAGGTTTACCATGTTTGAAGCAATACAGCATTTTACAGGCATAGACATTAGTCAGATGGAGGAACTTGAACTCAGAAAAGCTGCAGCAACGTTATCGGTACCATTAGAAGCATCAGCAGGAAAAGCAAAAATTATTGATGAAATTTTTGGAGCCAAATGTGAACCTAACCTAATTCAACCTACTTTTATCACGGACTATCCAGTAGAAATGTCGCCACTGGCTAAGCAGCATAGAGACAACCCTACTTTGGTAGAACGGTTTGAAGTCATCTGTAATGGAAAAGAAATCTGTAATGCTTTTTCTGAGTTAAATGACCCTATCGAGCAACGTAAACGCTTTGAAGAACAACTTCAATTGGGGCAACGTGGAGATGAAGAAGCTATGATGCTAGACGAAGATTTCTTAAGAGCATTAAGTTATGGTATGCCACCAACAGCTGGCTTAGGCATCGGTATTGATAGACTCGCCATGATTATGACGAATGCACCTTCTATACAAGAAGTTATTTTCTTCCCACAAATGCGACCAGAACATTAA
- a CDS encoding GyrI-like domain-containing protein produces the protein MQKTIIMLPAIKLVGISCRTNNLAEMEPATAKIGATIQKYVALSTKIKHDKPSTTYCVYTNYESDFRGDYTYFIGKEVAEFNNIPAEFDTLIIPAQNYTKFTTEPGSMPMVCIEMWKKIWNMNSEELGGPRKYLADFEIYDQRATNPEHAVLDVYIGINH, from the coding sequence ATGCAGAAAACAATAATAATGCTACCAGCCATTAAATTGGTTGGTATTTCTTGCCGTACTAATAACCTGGCTGAAATGGAACCAGCTACCGCCAAAATTGGTGCTACCATACAAAAGTATGTTGCATTATCAACAAAAATCAAACATGATAAGCCAAGCACAACTTATTGCGTTTATACAAACTATGAAAGTGATTTTAGGGGAGATTATACCTATTTCATTGGCAAGGAAGTAGCCGAGTTTAATAATATTCCAGCAGAATTTGATACGCTTATTATACCTGCACAGAATTATACAAAGTTTACAACAGAGCCTGGTAGTATGCCTATGGTATGTATAGAAATGTGGAAAAAGATCTGGAATATGAATTCTGAAGAATTAGGAGGACCCAGAAAATATTTGGCTGATTTCGAAATTTATGACCAACGTGCAACCAACCCAGAACACGCTGTACTAGATGTTTATATTGGTATTAACCACTAA
- a CDS encoding IS1 family transposase (programmed frameshift) — translation MNCPRCNNTQSCKDGIVRGRQRYQCKSCRFRYTVSHKSDVKPLYTKRKALQLYLEGLGFRAIGRILNISYGTVYQWVKACGDQVSLPESQDQVDIVEMDEIHTYVGFKKVYCWIWIAVDRISKRFISYVCGDRSTQTGLKLWERVKDIGKLYCSDYWKSYEQFIPKDKHRQSKSETYTVEGYNSLIRHYLARFKRKGKCYSKQVHMIEKSLNLLMAKLNNQLPILI, via the exons ATGAATTGTCCTCGATGTAATAATACTCAAAGCTGTAAAGATGGAATTGTTAGAGGTAGACAGCGCTACCAGTGTAAAAGTTGCCGTTTCCGTTACACAGTTAGCCACAAATCAGATGTTAAACCTCTATATACTAAGCGAAAAGCGTTGCAATTATACTTAGAAGGATTAGGATTTCGAGCTATAGGGCGTATACTCAACATAAGCTATGGGACAGTCTATCAATGGGTAAAAGCATGTGGAGATCAAGTAAGTTTACCAGAAAGCCAAGATCAAGTAGATATAGTCGAGATGGATGAAATACACACTTATGTGGGTT TCAAAAAAGTCTACTGCTGGATATGGATAGCTGTTGATAGGATAAGCAAGCGCTTTATATCATATGTGTGTGGAGATCGCTCGACACAAACCGGACTGAAGTTATGGGAGCGCGTCAAGGATATAGGCAAGCTGTATTGTAGTGACTATTGGAAAAGTTATGAGCAGTTTATTCCAAAAGATAAACACCGACAAAGCAAATCAGAAACTTATACAGTGGAAGGATATAATAGCTTAATTAGGCACTATTTAGCAAGATTTAAGCGTAAAGGAAAATGCTATAGCAAACAGGTGCACATGATAGAAAAATCGCTCAACCTGCTAATGGCCAAGCTAAATAATCAGCTGCCTATCTTAATTTAA
- a CDS encoding leucine-rich repeat domain-containing protein: MKRTNLTTTNLQSILVILVMGYICACKEPVPTDSTSRQEKNIYTQNISLASLDANSPDSLWEQFFAQRGMRRVGDHLFLEEDKSISLFRGRFGTMSITDAEAKEAIIGFIKYLHYRNITMRSINIVKDVLCELDLAIIEFASITEQFRHLENLTLHNNRIQDMPALIASLPNLKELHLDNNNIGQLPEQLGALTQLEKFQVSNNQLCELPSSITQLTNLTELDLSNNQFSYFPLPIYTAKQISIQADDVGEVMPVTNPFIRIRTLSLKNNQLREIPEYIGLFTNLERLYLDSNKIHRLPHTMTQLTNLSRLVLAHNELKELPGCMYSFITLGRLNACRNAWYQPKDLIKLNYKEIRKEAQKMLPTSLATLCMRCIVGPVERLNNYTPRELKNLLPIGLSYRYLPYMYQKASYWKEGEKYVCFMPLGDLNIPFSMDFSFVTLADLDNLFEKIIKRSKEEIVFQKKGYC, from the coding sequence ATGAAAAGAACAAATTTAACTACAACTAACCTTCAGAGTATTCTTGTAATCCTTGTTATGGGCTATATATGTGCTTGTAAGGAACCTGTCCCAACAGATTCTACAAGCAGGCAAGAAAAAAATATATATACGCAAAACATAAGTTTAGCTTCTTTAGATGCAAATAGTCCAGATAGTTTGTGGGAGCAATTTTTTGCACAACGGGGTATGCGGAGGGTAGGTGATCACTTGTTTCTGGAAGAAGATAAATCCATTTCTTTATTCAGAGGAAGGTTTGGTACAATGTCTATTACAGATGCGGAGGCTAAAGAAGCAATAATAGGATTTATAAAATATCTTCATTATCGTAATATAACTATGCGTTCAATAAACATTGTAAAGGATGTATTATGTGAACTAGATCTAGCAATTATTGAATTTGCTAGTATTACTGAGCAGTTTAGACATTTAGAAAATCTTACCTTACATAATAACCGCATACAAGACATGCCCGCACTTATAGCATCTTTGCCTAACTTAAAAGAATTACACTTAGATAACAATAACATCGGCCAATTACCTGAACAGTTAGGTGCTCTTACACAGTTAGAAAAGTTTCAGGTATCCAACAATCAACTATGTGAGCTTCCTAGCTCTATAACTCAACTTACTAATTTAACTGAATTAGATTTAAGTAATAATCAGTTTAGCTATTTCCCTTTGCCTATATATACTGCTAAGCAAATAAGCATACAAGCTGATGACGTTGGTGAGGTAATGCCTGTTACAAATCCGTTTATTAGAATAAGAACCCTTTCTTTGAAAAATAACCAGCTTCGAGAGATTCCTGAGTATATAGGCTTATTTACCAACCTTGAGCGACTTTATTTGGACAGTAATAAAATTCATAGGTTACCGCATACAATGACACAACTTACGAATCTTTCACGGCTTGTACTAGCTCATAATGAACTGAAAGAATTACCTGGTTGTATGTATTCATTTATTACATTGGGGCGGCTTAATGCATGTCGAAATGCCTGGTATCAACCGAAAGATTTAATAAAGCTTAATTATAAAGAAATTAGAAAAGAGGCACAGAAAATGCTACCTACTAGCTTGGCTACACTTTGTATGCGTTGTATAGTTGGGCCTGTTGAGCGCTTAAATAATTATACACCAAGAGAATTGAAAAACTTACTTCCTATAGGCTTAAGCTATAGATATTTACCTTATATGTATCAAAAAGCATCTTACTGGAAAGAAGGGGAAAAATATGTGTGCTTTATGCCGCTTGGAGATCTCAATATTCCGTTCTCTATGGATTTCTCATTTGTTACACTTGCTGATTTAGATAACTTATTCGAAAAAATAATTAAGAGGAGTAAAGAGGAAATTGTCTTTCAGAAAAAAGGGTATTGTTAA